The following proteins are encoded in a genomic region of Periophthalmus magnuspinnatus isolate fPerMag1 chromosome 21, fPerMag1.2.pri, whole genome shotgun sequence:
- the otc gene encoding ornithine transcarbamylase, mitochondrial, with protein MSAKLLTAHSNVFKCLLTVAGFHPRAFSTGTAAFGSVKLKGRSCLTLKDFGPDEIKKMLWVSADVKHRIKQNNENLPLLQGKSIAMIFEKRSTRTRMSTETGFALLGGHPCFLTSQDIHLGVNESSTDTARVLSGLCDIVLARVYSHSTLEDLAKEASIPIINGLSDMYHPIQILADFLTLQEHYGSLNGLTVSWIGDGNNVLHSFMMTAAKLGVHLKISTPKGYEPEKSVIQEAQRLSEKYGTQLVLTTDPMEAAHESNVLVTDTWVSMGQEEEKKKRLKDFEGYQITMQTGSVARPDWTFLHCLPRKSEEVDDQVFYSSRSLVFPEAENRKWTIMGLMVSLLTDYSPKMPMMKF; from the exons ATGTCAGCTAAACTGTTAACTGCACATAgtaatgttttcaaatgtttgctAACTGTCGCGGGCTTCCACCCACGGGCTTTTAG CACGGGGACAGCTGCCTTCGGTTCTGTCAAGTTAAAAGGCCGGAGCTGTCTGACTTTAAAGGATTTTGGTCCCGATGAAATCAAGAAGATGTTGTGGGTGTCAGCAGACGTCAAACACCgcatcaaacaaaacaatgag AATCTTCCTCTTCTGCAAGGCAAGTCCATTGCAATGATATTTGAGAAGAGGAGCACCAGGACCAGAATGTCCACAGAAACAG gttttgCTTTGCTGGGAGGGCATCCTTGTTTCCTAACATCCCAAGACATTCACCTTGGAGTAAATGAAAGCTCTACAGACACAGCCAG GGTGCTCTCAGGCCTCTGTGACATTGTCCTGGCCCGAGTCTACAGTCACTCCACACTGGAGGACCTGGCTAAAGAGGCCTCAATCCCCATCATTAACGGTCTGTCCGACATGTACCACCCCATTCAGATTTTAGCAGATTTCCTCACTCTGCAG GAGCATTACGGGTCTTTAAATGGACTCACAGTCAGTTGGATCGGAGATGGGAACAATGTGCTTCACTCTTTCATGATGACCGCAGCCAAACTAGGTGTTCACCTAAAGATTTCTACACCAAAG GGTTATGAACCTGAAAAGAGTGTGATTCAGGAGGCACAGAGACTCTCTGAAAAG TATGGGACCCAGTTAGTCCTGACAACAGATCCAATGGAGGCGGCACATGAGAGCAATGTGTTGGTAACAGACACCTGGGTCAGCATGggacaagaggaagagaagaaaaagagactGAAGGATTTTGAAGGTTACCAAATCACTATGCAG ACTGGAAGTGTGGCCAGACCAGACTGGACTTTCCTTCACTGTCTCCCGAGGAAATCTGAAGAGGTGGATGACCAAGTGTTCTATTCGTCCCGCTCTCTGGTGTTCCCTGAAGCTGAGAACAGAAAGTGGACTATTATG GGTCTAATGGTGTCACTTCTGACTGACTACTCTCCAAAAATGCCAATGATGAAATTTTGA
- the gpr161a gene encoding G-protein coupled receptor 161, whose amino-acid sequence MNTSRNCSSVAQAEGLAVLETLSIVAITLLACLGNLLIVVTLYRRPYLLTPSNKFVFSLTLSNLLLSALVLPFVAVSSARRDWMFGVVWCNFTALLYMLISSASVMTLGAIAIDRYYAVLYPMIYPMKITGNRAVVVIAYVWLHSLVGCLPPLFGWSSFEFDCYKWTCVASWHKDWSYTSFWVAWCILPPFVVMLACYGVIFRVARMKARKVHCGTVIVAQDDSGAAQRNGRKNSSTSTSSNGSRRSLIYAGSQCKAFVTILVVIGTFLVTWGPYVVVVCMEALCGQGSASHMLETLVAWLSFCSAVCHPLIYGLWNKTVRKELLGMCFGDRYYRESFATRQRTSRLFSISNRITDLGMSPHLTALLAGGGHLLAPGSSTGDTGFSFTQDSCTDVMLLDHFTTDDSSHLLSQGSVPGKRRSSVTFEDQVEHSKVENSSSVQVHAEVHKSLDTFASSLAKAIENDAKVTLFGEGLVLPAGLFTTRATPRPRYLDGQRLRLESIDEGIVKDDKDEEVPDMEEKFS is encoded by the exons ATGAACACCAGTAGAAACTGCAGCTCTGTGGCCCAGGCTGAGGGCCTGGCAGTGCTGGAGACCCTCTCCATTGTGGCCATCACTCTTCTGGCCTGCCTGGGGAACCTCCTGATTGTGGTTACTCTTTATCGGAGGCCTTATCTGCTCACACCCAGCAACAAATTTGTGTTCAGCCTGACCCTGTCCAACCTGCTGTTGTCCGCACTGGTGCTGCCCTTTGTGGCCGTGAGCTCAGCCAGAAGAGACTGGATGTTTGGAGTGGTTTGGTGTAACTTCACTGCTTTACTCTACATGCTCATCAGCTCCGCCAGTGTCATGACACTTGGAGCTATTGCTATTGACAG GTACTACGCAGTGCTCTACCCCATGATTTATCCCATGAAGATCACAGGAAACCGGGCCGTGGTGGTCATTGCATACGTCTGGCTGCATTCTCTGGTGGGCTGCCTGCCTCCTCTGTTCGGCTGGTCTTCTTTTGAATTCGACTGTTACAAATGGACATGTGTTGCTTCGTGGCACAAGGACTGGAGCTACACTTCATTTTGGGTTGCCTGGTGCATCCTTCCTCCCTTTGTTGTGATGCTGGCTTGTTATGGGGTCATTTTCCGTGTGGCTCGTATGAAAGCGAGaaaagtgcattgtgggacagTTATTGTGGCGCAGGATGACTCTGGTGCAGCTCAGAGGAACGGCCGCAAAAACTCaagcacctccacctcctccaacggGAGCAGGCGCAGTCTTATCTACGCCGGCAGCCAGTGCAAGGCCTTTGTCACCATCTTAGTGGTGATAGGCACCTTCCTCGTGACCTGGGGCCCTTATGTGGTGGTGGTCTGCATGGAGGCATTGTGCGGACAGGGCAGTGCGTCCCATATGCTGGAGACGTTGGTGGCGTGGTTGTCTTTCTGCAGCGCTGTGTGCCATCCGCTCATCTACGGCCTCTGGAATAAAACGGTCCGAAAGGAGCTACTCGGTATGTGCTTTGGAGACCGCTACTACAGAGAGTCTTTTGCCACGCGACAAAGGACCTCACGCCTCTTTAGCATTTCCAACAGAATCACAG aCCTGGGTATGTCCCCACACCTCACAGCCCTGTTGGccgggggagggcatctgttgGCGCCTGGGAGCAGCACAGGAGACACTGGCTTCAGTTTTACTCAGGACTCAT GTACAGATGTGATGCTGCTGGATCATTTCACCACAGATGACTCCTCCCACCTGCTGTCCCAGGGGAGCGTGCCTGGGAAGAGGCGGAGCTCCGTCACCTTTGAAGACCAGGTGGAGCATTCCAAAG TTGAAAATTCATCTTCCGTCCAAGTTCACGCAGAGGTCCACAAATCCCTGGACACGTTCGCCTCCAGTTTGGCAAAGGCGATTGAGAACGATGCTAAAGTGACTCTCTTTGGAGAAGGGTTAGTTTTACCTGCAGGACTGTTCACCACCAGGGCAACGCCACGGCCAAGGTACCTGGACGGACAGAGGCTCAGACTGGAGAGCATCGACGAAGGAATAGTCAAAGACGACAAAGATGAAGAAGTACCCGATATGGAGGAAAAATTCTCCTGA